One stretch of Bombus affinis isolate iyBomAffi1 chromosome 4, iyBomAffi1.2, whole genome shotgun sequence DNA includes these proteins:
- the LOC126915463 gene encoding U3 small nucleolar RNA-associated protein 15 homolog, which yields MTSFKKINTKVFARPNSEFTPDSIYWKKYSAPVLVKEFGPIDYIDFSPVEPHYFAVTCSVRVQVYNPITKLVTKNLSRFKEAAYGGSFRNDGKLICAGGEEAVIRLFDVNTKSLLRLFSGHKAAIHRTFFTADNLHIASFSDDKTAAVWDIPSEKQIISFNEHSDYIRAGAVSPISTDILLSGGYDKHIYMYDTRTNKQILNVNHEAPVESLLFLPSGGIFLSAGGTEIRVWDALAGGRLLAKITQHHKTVTCLKIASNGHRILSGSLDRHVKIYDSGTYKTVHSLDYPNSVLSIGISPNDETIVAGMVDGLISVRRREEEVKSEKLQCKKVSYRRSGKNLHTPQVDIVVHEETKEIMSKHDTCLRKFEYSKALDCVMSSYVVNKVPHVTVALMQELIRRQGLKQALSGRDGKSLVNILKFLNRHIGNIRFGRVLLYVANVLMDVYEDHLDELGAEPRKMFSILAAKLEEEENLILALSELQGKLHMILSAAENILPAPAKDVQALEPSSAAQKNLILSIA from the exons ATGACGtcctttaagaaaataaatactAAAGTATTCGCAAGACCAAACTCTGAATTTACTCCGGATAGTATATATTGGAAAAAGTATAGT GCTCCTGTTTTAGTTAAAGAATTTGGGCCAATCGATTATATCGATTTTTCGCCGGTAGAACCACATTATTTTGCTGTTACCTGTTCAGTCAGAGTGCAAGTATACAATCCAATTACAAAATTAGTTACAAAAAATCTCAGTAGATTCAAAGAAGCTGCCTATGGTGGATCCTTTCGTAATGATGGCAAGCTAATCTGTGCTGGTGGTGAAGAAGCAGTAATTAGGCTTTTTGATGTCAACACAAAAAGTCTTCTTCGACTTTTTTCTGGGCACAAAGCTGCTATACATAGAACTTTCTTCACTGCAGATAATCTTCATATTGCTTCATTTTCTGATGATAAGACTGCAGCTGTTTGGGATATACCAAGTGAAAAGCAAATAATATCCTTTAATGAACATTCAGATTATATCAGAGCTGGTGCCGTTAGTCCTATTTCTACAGACATATTATTGTCTGGCGGTTATGacaaacatatatatatgtatgataCAAGAACAAACAAACAAATTCTTAATGTAAACCATGAAGCTCCTGTTGAAAGTTTATTATTCTTACCCTCTGGTGGAATATTTTTATCTGCAG GTGGGACAGAAATTCGAGTTTGGGATGCACTTGCTGGTGGCAGATTACTTGCCAAAATTACCCAACATCATAAAACTGTAACGTGTTTAAAAATAGCTTCAAATGGACACAGGATTTTGTCTGGCTCATTGGATCGacatgtaaaaatttatgactCTGGAACATATAAAACTGTTCATTCCTTGGATTATCCCAATTCAGTTCTTAGTATAGGAATTAGT CCAAATGATGAAACAATAGTAGCTGGTATGGTTGATGGTTTAATTTCTGTGAGAAGAAGAGAGGAAGAAGTAAAAAGTGAAAAACTGCAATGTAAGAAGGTTTCATACAGACGCTCTGGAAAAAATTTACATACACCTCAAGTAGATATTGTTGTGCatgaagaaacgaaagaaattatgtCCAAACATGATACCTGTTTAAGAAAGTTCGAATATTCAAAAGCTTTAGATTGTGTCATGTCCAGTTATGTGGTAAATAAAGTACCACATGTTACGGTTGCACTTATGCAGGAACTTATTAGAAGACAGGGCTTAAAACAAGCTCTTAGCGGTAGAGATGGCAAATCtcttgtaaatattcttaaaTTTCTGAATAGACATATAGGAAATATTCGATTTGGAAGAGTTTTATTATATGTAGCTAATGTATTAATGG ATGTTTATGAAGATCATTTGGACGAACTTGGTGCAGAACCGCGAAAAATGTTTAGCATTTTAGCGGCGAaattagaagaagaagaaaatttaatacTAGCATTATCAGAATTACAAGGAAAATTGCATATGATATTGTCTGCTGCGGAAAATATACTTCCTGCACCAGCGAAAGATGTCCAGGCCTTGGAACCTTCAAGTGCAGCtcaaaaaaatttaattttaagtatagcatga